In the genome of Chrysiogenia bacterium, the window CCGGTCCGCGCAGCTCGAAAACCACGCTGCGACCGCTGGCCGTATCGCGGGAGATCTTCACCCAACCATCGGTGATGAGGAAGAAGCTATCGGGGTCGCAACCCTCGTGGAAGATACGCGCTCCCTTGGCGAACGAGGCCGGGCGCAGTTCCTCGGCAAGCTCGGCAAGCTTGTCCCGGGAAAGCCCGGAAAACAGCGGGACGGACATCAGATACGCCACCTTTGACGCATTCTGCGCACTCGCCGGATGCAGCAGAACATTCGTCACGCGTCGTGGCATTTCAAATCGATTGGCTGGCACCGCGCTCTCAAGATTCATCGCTCCAACTCCTCGCTCTCATCCATTTCTCTCCCACTCATTTGGGAGAGACCCCGCCCAATCTGCTCACTCAACACCCAGTGCCGCATTTGCCGCGGACCCGGAATTCTGCTGTTCCAGAGCAGCGCGCTTGCGCCGCTGTTCGGTTTCAAACTGGCCAACATCGGCCAGGGTCATCTTGTCGAGATATTGCTGACATACCGCCCGCTCTTTCTTCCAGAACTCGTGAGCAGGGCAGGCGCGCTCGTCGCTGCATTCGGCAAGACCCATCATGCAGCGTTGTTCGCACATCGGATCGTCGAGCAGCCGGCAAAGGTCGAAAACGGTTACCGACTCAGGCGGGTGGGCAAGCGTAACGCCGCCGCGAATGCCGCGCTGGGTGGTCACCATCCCCTTGCGGGCCAGGGTGTTGATGATCTTGGCAAGATAGGCGCTGGGTATGCCGGTGGCTGCGGAGATATCCTTGACCAGCGTGGGCCCTTCGCTGTTCTCAGCAAGGTAGCCCAAAGCAAGAATCGCATATCCAACGGTCTGACTAAGCATCGCGCTCGATCCCCTTCGCTCCGACAAGGCGATATTATGATCTTCGGGTCATCTTGTCAATAAACCATA includes:
- a CDS encoding Rrf2 family transcriptional regulator, whose protein sequence is MLSQTVGYAILALGYLAENSEGPTLVKDISAATGIPSAYLAKIINTLARKGMVTTQRGIRGGVTLAHPPESVTVFDLCRLLDDPMCEQRCMMGLAECSDERACPAHEFWKKERAVCQQYLDKMTLADVGQFETEQRRKRAALEQQNSGSAANAALGVE
- a CDS encoding cyclic nucleotide-binding domain-containing protein, producing MSVPLFSGLSRDKLAELAEELRPASFAKGARIFHEGCDPDSFFLITDGWVKISRDTASGRSVVFELRGP